In the genome of Rhodoplanes sp. Z2-YC6860, one region contains:
- a CDS encoding TRAP transporter substrate-binding protein, which translates to MQTFLKALAAAGIVASGVLAAAPANAQQFTMKLSLPTVNDVTHEYFKRMKAGIEQRAGGKIKVDIYPANQLGQLPAVVEGVALGTIEAASSANGFWVSLEPRFQVLDAPGMFDTLEQGFKVLNDPAIRARLATWGADKGVEVLAPSLYSQLMLLSHKAVRSAADLHGQKIRTQGGAPIQVEPLKKLGVIPVSLPLGEALPAMQNKTIDGMVGAAAPYVAFKYYDIAKPMTYLPSTMFAAPVVANRAWLKSLGPDLEKIVREESRKAEEVFGEWDLNDIKSKEDIWKKNGGEVITMSPEESKRYVDTVSPVAASILAANPKVKEDYEALLATAKKYK; encoded by the coding sequence ATGCAGACATTTCTGAAGGCGCTGGCTGCGGCCGGCATCGTCGCAAGCGGCGTTCTCGCCGCAGCACCGGCGAATGCCCAGCAATTCACGATGAAGCTGTCATTGCCGACCGTCAACGACGTCACGCACGAATACTTCAAGCGCATGAAGGCCGGCATCGAGCAGCGCGCCGGCGGCAAGATCAAGGTCGACATCTATCCGGCCAACCAGCTCGGCCAGCTTCCGGCGGTGGTCGAAGGCGTCGCGCTTGGCACCATCGAAGCCGCGTCTTCGGCGAACGGCTTCTGGGTCAGCCTCGAGCCGCGCTTCCAGGTGCTCGACGCGCCTGGAATGTTCGACACACTGGAGCAGGGCTTCAAGGTGCTGAACGATCCGGCGATCCGCGCGAGGCTTGCGACCTGGGGCGCCGACAAGGGTGTCGAGGTGCTGGCGCCAAGCCTCTACAGCCAGTTGATGCTGCTCAGTCACAAGGCCGTGCGCAGCGCCGCCGACCTGCATGGTCAAAAGATCCGGACCCAGGGCGGCGCACCGATTCAAGTCGAGCCGCTGAAGAAGCTCGGCGTCATACCGGTGTCGCTGCCGCTCGGCGAAGCGCTGCCGGCGATGCAGAACAAGACTATCGACGGCATGGTTGGCGCCGCGGCTCCCTACGTCGCGTTCAAATACTACGACATCGCCAAGCCGATGACCTATCTGCCCTCGACGATGTTCGCGGCGCCCGTCGTCGCCAATCGCGCCTGGCTGAAGTCGCTCGGGCCGGATCTCGAGAAGATCGTGCGAGAGGAATCCCGCAAGGCCGAGGAGGTGTTCGGCGAGTGGGACCTCAACGACATCAAGTCCAAGGAAGACATCTGGAAGAAGAACGGCGGCGAGGTCATCACCATGTCGCCGGAGGAATCCAAGCGCTACGTCGACACGGTGTCGCCGGTGGCGGCGTCGATCCTCGCGGCCAATCCGAAGGTCAAGGAAGACTACGAGGCGCTGCTCGCCACGGCCAAGAAGTACAAATAG
- a CDS encoding DUF1259 domain-containing protein produces MKCMIPFITAAGLLAAGATAAAAQDVDWNAVDGALGRKAAVVGDTHRYPFPRTDLNVTLDGVTIKPGLALGGWVVFKPMHGQAMVMGDLVLLETEINPVMAKMIANGLEITAVHNHLLRANPATFYMHVGGHGDPVKLANAIREGIAESKTPMTVAAPPAQQPAIDLDTAQIDQIIGAKGQANGGVYQLGVPRRDPITENGMALTPTGPMGVNSAMGFQPTGGGKAAITGDFVLTGEEVNPVVKALRSNGIEVTAIHSHMLTEQPRIIFMHFWANDDAIKLAKGLRAAIDKTASKTN; encoded by the coding sequence ATGAAGTGCATGATCCCATTCATAACTGCCGCTGGCCTTCTTGCCGCCGGCGCAACGGCGGCGGCCGCGCAGGACGTTGATTGGAATGCGGTCGACGGAGCGCTCGGCCGCAAGGCTGCGGTCGTCGGAGATACCCATCGCTATCCTTTTCCGCGCACGGATCTGAACGTCACTCTCGATGGCGTCACGATCAAACCCGGACTGGCGCTCGGCGGCTGGGTGGTGTTCAAGCCCATGCACGGCCAGGCGATGGTGATGGGCGATCTCGTGTTGCTTGAGACCGAGATCAATCCGGTCATGGCGAAGATGATCGCCAACGGGCTCGAGATCACCGCCGTGCACAATCACCTGCTGCGGGCGAACCCCGCGACCTTCTACATGCATGTCGGAGGTCACGGCGATCCCGTGAAGCTTGCCAATGCGATCCGCGAGGGCATCGCTGAAAGCAAGACGCCGATGACGGTGGCCGCGCCACCCGCGCAGCAGCCTGCGATCGACCTCGACACCGCGCAGATCGACCAGATCATCGGCGCAAAAGGCCAGGCCAATGGCGGCGTGTATCAGCTTGGCGTCCCGCGTCGCGATCCCATCACCGAGAACGGCATGGCGTTGACGCCGACCGGCCCCATGGGTGTGAACTCCGCGATGGGCTTCCAGCCGACCGGCGGCGGCAAGGCCGCGATCACCGGCGACTTTGTGCTCACGGGCGAGGAGGTCAATCCGGTGGTGAAGGCGTTGCGCAGCAACGGCATCGAGGTGACGGCGATCCACAGTCACATGCTGACCGAGCAGCCGCGGATCATCTTCATGCACTTCTGGGCGAACGACGACGCGATCAAGCTCGCCAAAGGATTGCGTGCGGCGATCGACAAGACGGCCAGCAAGACGAACTGA
- a CDS encoding flagellin N-terminal helical domain-containing protein: MSSDIVLTAGVRANLLQLQKTSDLITATQTKLATGKRVNTALDNPVNYFTAQGLQNRAGDLSNLLDSMSSAFNTIQAANNGITSITKLVQSAQALVSQAQQTSDTTVRAGLASQFDQILSQITQLAGDSGFNGINLLDKTNSADLTVTLNESGTSSVTIAAVDFSANGLALNNSTNNWGGTSDISTASTELTNALITLRSQAQAFGSNLTTVQVRQDFTKAMINTLQSGADSLTLADSNEEGANLLALQTRQQLSTTALSLASQASQAVLRLFQ, encoded by the coding sequence ATGTCTAGCGATATCGTGCTTACGGCCGGCGTTCGGGCCAATCTTCTTCAGCTGCAGAAGACTTCGGACCTGATCACCGCCACTCAGACCAAGCTTGCCACCGGCAAGCGCGTCAACACCGCCCTCGACAATCCGGTCAACTACTTCACCGCGCAGGGCCTGCAGAACCGCGCCGGCGACTTGAGCAACCTGCTCGACTCGATGTCCAGCGCGTTCAACACCATCCAGGCCGCCAACAACGGCATCACCTCGATCACCAAGCTGGTGCAGTCCGCCCAGGCGCTCGTGTCTCAGGCGCAGCAGACCTCCGACACCACGGTGCGTGCGGGCCTGGCCTCGCAGTTCGACCAGATCCTGAGCCAGATCACCCAGCTCGCCGGCGACTCGGGCTTCAACGGCATCAACCTGCTTGACAAGACCAACAGCGCGGACCTCACGGTCACGCTGAACGAAAGCGGCACGTCCAGCGTCACGATCGCGGCAGTCGACTTCTCCGCCAACGGTCTTGCGTTGAACAACTCGACCAACAACTGGGGCGGCACGTCGGATATCAGCACGGCGTCGACCGAACTGACCAACGCGCTGATCACGCTCCGCTCGCAGGCCCAAGCCTTCGGCTCGAACCTGACGACCGTGCAGGTCCGCCAGGACTTCACCAAGGCTATGATCAACACGCTGCAATCCGGCGCCGACAGCCTGACGCTCGCCGACTCCAACGAGGAAGGCGCCAACCTCCTCGCCTTGCAGACCCGGCAGCAGCTCTCGACCACCGCTCTGTCGCTCGCGTCACAGGCGAGCCAGGCGGTCCTCCGGCTGTTCCAGTAA
- a CDS encoding TRAP transporter large permease — protein MTFALAVVPVVLLLLGFPIFLVLLTAVTTALVFFMHVPLVVVHQNLFASVNATPLLAVPFFIYAGELMGRGSVAQRLVDFVQGGVGSVRGSLGVTAVGTSAIFGAISGASAATVATIGKVMVPAMKRAGYPETFTAGLITAVGAIDVIIPPSIPMIVYGAAAEESVARLYAAGVVPGLLIAGMLAAYVMWRAKRGGFGAGEPFDMKRFLHAAGRSVWALGAPVIILGGIYGGVFSPTEAAAVACVYAALVTAFIFRELGWRDIVGAAAATVMFTGQILIIVACAGVFAWLLTVNQVPATITAWLQSFNVSWWVLLLAINVLLLAVGCFLDPLSAILLLSPLLVPMIKSVGIDTVHFGIVVTVNLAIGLFHPPFGINIFVAQTVLGLKLETIYRGIIPFVIIYLIALALITYIPDISLIGVRYLMPR, from the coding sequence ATGACATTTGCGCTTGCCGTCGTGCCGGTCGTGCTTCTGCTGCTCGGCTTTCCGATCTTCCTGGTGCTGCTGACAGCGGTGACAACCGCGCTCGTGTTCTTCATGCATGTGCCGCTCGTGGTGGTGCATCAGAACCTGTTCGCCTCCGTCAATGCGACGCCGCTGCTGGCGGTGCCGTTCTTCATTTATGCCGGCGAGCTGATGGGCCGCGGCAGCGTGGCGCAGCGGCTCGTCGACTTCGTTCAGGGCGGCGTCGGTTCGGTGCGCGGCAGCCTCGGCGTGACCGCCGTCGGCACCTCGGCGATCTTCGGCGCGATCTCCGGCGCGAGCGCCGCGACCGTCGCCACCATCGGCAAGGTGATGGTGCCGGCGATGAAGCGCGCCGGCTATCCGGAGACGTTCACGGCCGGATTGATCACCGCGGTCGGCGCCATCGACGTGATCATCCCGCCGAGCATTCCGATGATCGTCTATGGCGCAGCGGCCGAGGAATCCGTGGCGCGGCTTTATGCCGCCGGCGTGGTTCCCGGCCTGCTGATCGCCGGCATGCTGGCTGCTTACGTCATGTGGCGCGCCAAGCGAGGCGGCTTCGGCGCCGGAGAACCGTTCGACATGAAGCGGTTCCTGCACGCCGCCGGCCGCAGCGTCTGGGCGCTCGGCGCGCCCGTCATCATCCTTGGCGGCATCTATGGCGGCGTGTTTTCGCCGACCGAGGCAGCGGCCGTGGCCTGCGTCTACGCGGCGCTGGTGACGGCTTTCATATTCCGTGAGCTTGGCTGGCGCGACATCGTCGGCGCTGCGGCAGCGACCGTCATGTTCACGGGACAGATCCTGATCATCGTCGCTTGCGCCGGCGTGTTCGCCTGGCTGCTGACCGTCAATCAGGTGCCGGCCACGATCACGGCGTGGCTGCAATCGTTCAACGTCTCCTGGTGGGTATTGCTGCTCGCCATCAACGTGCTGCTGCTGGCCGTCGGCTGCTTTCTCGACCCGCTGTCGGCGATCCTGCTGCTCAGCCCATTGCTGGTGCCGATGATCAAGTCGGTCGGTATCGACACTGTGCACTTCGGCATCGTGGTCACCGTCAATCTCGCCATCGGCCTGTTTCACCCGCCGTTCGGCATCAACATCTTCGTTGCCCAGACGGTGCTGGGGCTGAAACTAGAGACGATTTATCGCGGGATCATCCCGTTCGTGATCATCTATCTTATCGCGCTCGCGCTCATCACCTACATTCCCGACATCTCGCTGATCGGCGTTCGCTATCTGATGCCCAGATGA
- a CDS encoding superoxide dismutase, which yields MQYQPKPLSLDPKSINGISEKVITSHYENNYVGAVKRLNAIGTQLAELDFAKAPVFQINGLKREELIATNSMILHEIYFDGLGGGALPKGPLADAIAKDFGSMERWRAEFSAMGKAEGGGSGWVILAYSPRDKRLVNQWAADHTTTIAGGRPVLVLDMYEHAYHMDYGAAAAKYVDIFMEAIHWENAAKLYDQYRKSA from the coding sequence ATGCAGTACCAGCCGAAGCCGCTCTCGCTCGACCCCAAATCCATCAACGGAATTTCGGAGAAGGTCATCACCAGTCATTACGAAAATAACTATGTGGGCGCCGTGAAGCGCCTGAATGCGATCGGCACGCAACTCGCGGAGCTCGACTTCGCCAAGGCTCCCGTTTTCCAAATCAACGGCCTGAAGCGCGAGGAGTTGATCGCGACAAACTCGATGATCCTGCACGAGATCTATTTCGACGGACTTGGCGGTGGCGCCCTTCCCAAAGGGCCTCTTGCCGATGCAATCGCCAAGGATTTCGGCAGCATGGAACGTTGGCGCGCGGAGTTCTCCGCCATGGGTAAAGCGGAAGGCGGCGGTTCGGGTTGGGTGATCCTCGCTTATTCGCCCCGCGACAAGCGCCTCGTGAATCAGTGGGCTGCCGATCACACGACGACGATCGCGGGAGGCAGGCCGGTGCTTGTGCTCGATATGTACGAGCACGCCTATCACATGGACTACGGCGCAGCGGCGGCGAAATACGTCGACATCTTCATGGAGGCGATCCACTGGGAGAATGCCGCCAAGCTCTACGACCAATACAGAAAATCGGCTTGA
- a CDS encoding LLM class flavin-dependent oxidoreductase, which translates to MKFGLFYLPTYLPDVRDVQTHYRGVIEQVEFADQIGIDYAWIVEHHFVRHGGLFPSNYAFLSYLAARTKRIRLGTGATVLPLNDPVRVAEQAATLDQLSQGRFDFGVGRGFIRDEFDAFGVDMKDSRERVEEGVELVKQAWTHPTIEFKSKFRPPMSGLPLLPPVYQKPHPPIWVACLMSPESFEWTAEQGHNLLYVAYHVDHPIAVERIGWYRDALKKSGRRIEDHEICCVYHAHFLDNDDDAKLQKMVHKPMSEYAAAGIEAARKPPDPTAYKGYERREAGQRELGFDTYYPGRVVMGGPQQAVERIKVLRDAGITQIGLLVDFGSLSQEEIMRSLRVFADKVLPQVRDL; encoded by the coding sequence ATGAAATTCGGGCTGTTCTATCTGCCGACCTATCTGCCGGACGTGCGCGACGTGCAGACGCACTATCGCGGCGTCATCGAGCAGGTCGAGTTCGCCGACCAGATCGGCATCGACTACGCCTGGATCGTCGAGCACCATTTCGTCCGCCACGGCGGGCTGTTCCCGTCGAATTACGCGTTCCTGTCCTATCTCGCGGCGCGGACCAAGCGCATCCGGCTCGGCACGGGCGCGACCGTGCTGCCGCTCAACGATCCGGTCCGCGTCGCCGAACAGGCGGCGACGCTCGATCAGCTCTCGCAAGGCCGGTTCGACTTCGGCGTCGGCCGCGGCTTCATCCGCGACGAGTTCGACGCCTTCGGCGTCGACATGAAGGACAGCCGCGAGCGCGTCGAGGAAGGCGTCGAGCTCGTCAAGCAGGCCTGGACCCATCCCACGATCGAGTTCAAGAGCAAATTCCGGCCGCCGATGTCGGGCCTGCCGCTCTTGCCGCCGGTCTACCAGAAGCCGCATCCGCCGATCTGGGTGGCGTGCCTGATGTCTCCCGAAAGCTTCGAATGGACCGCCGAGCAAGGCCATAACCTGCTCTACGTCGCCTATCACGTCGATCATCCGATCGCGGTCGAACGCATCGGCTGGTATCGCGATGCGCTCAAGAAAAGCGGCCGGCGGATCGAAGACCATGAAATCTGCTGTGTGTATCACGCGCACTTTCTGGATAACGATGATGACGCGAAGCTCCAGAAGATGGTGCACAAGCCGATGAGCGAATATGCCGCTGCCGGGATCGAGGCCGCGCGCAAGCCGCCCGATCCAACGGCCTACAAGGGCTATGAACGGCGCGAGGCCGGCCAACGCGAATTGGGCTTCGACACGTATTACCCGGGCCGAGTCGTCATGGGCGGGCCGCAGCAGGCCGTCGAGCGCATCAAAGTGCTGCGCGACGCCGGCATCACCCAGATCGGGCTCCTGGTCGACTTCGGCTCGCTGTCGCAGGAGGAGATCATGCGCTCGCTCCGGGTGTTCGCCGACAAGGTGTTGCCGCAGGTGCGCGACCTCTAA
- the chrA gene encoding chromate efflux transporter translates to MTTAADIRARTQDMPAHGITFREAVLVWAKVAALSFGGPAGQIAVMHRILVEEKKWIGETRFLHALNYCMLLPGPEAQQLAIYIGWLLHKTKGGLVAGILFVVPGFICIMALSWIYALYGKVGVVQALFFGLKAAVLAIVLEAVVRIGKRSLKNNIMVGLAAAAFVAIFFLGVPFPVIILAAAIIGYIGGRAGHPAFQGGGGHKSADRGVTDAESALGEDIPDHARPPISWSLKIGGTLLALWIVPVLILNASLGTGNVFSQISVFFSKMAVVTFGGAYAVLAYVAQEAVQTLGWLRPGEMLDGLGMAETTPGPLIMVLQFVGFMGAFRDPGSLSPLMAGTLGGILAIWVTFTPCFLWIFVGAPYVEALRSNKALSAALATITAAVVGVVLNLAVWFALHVLFAELIEARWVGFSLEIPVLKSVNIPSLVLTMGALVAVFRFKINMIAVLGACSALGLVFYAVTGYAG, encoded by the coding sequence ATGACAACGGCGGCAGATATAAGAGCACGGACCCAAGACATGCCGGCTCACGGCATCACATTCCGTGAGGCCGTGCTGGTATGGGCCAAAGTCGCGGCGCTGAGCTTCGGCGGTCCGGCCGGGCAGATCGCCGTCATGCACCGCATCCTGGTGGAAGAGAAAAAGTGGATCGGCGAAACCCGGTTCTTGCACGCGCTGAACTACTGCATGCTGTTGCCGGGTCCTGAGGCTCAGCAGCTTGCGATTTACATCGGCTGGCTGCTTCACAAAACCAAAGGCGGTCTCGTCGCGGGCATTCTGTTCGTTGTGCCGGGCTTCATCTGCATCATGGCGTTGAGCTGGATCTACGCCCTCTACGGAAAAGTTGGCGTCGTGCAGGCGCTGTTCTTCGGCCTCAAAGCCGCGGTGCTGGCGATCGTGCTTGAGGCCGTCGTGCGCATCGGCAAGCGCTCGCTGAAGAACAACATCATGGTTGGGCTCGCCGCTGCTGCCTTCGTCGCGATTTTCTTCTTGGGCGTTCCATTCCCCGTCATCATCCTGGCTGCGGCGATTATCGGCTACATCGGCGGCCGCGCGGGTCACCCGGCTTTCCAGGGCGGCGGCGGTCACAAATCGGCCGATCGTGGCGTGACGGACGCCGAGAGTGCGCTGGGCGAGGACATTCCGGACCATGCGCGTCCGCCCATATCCTGGTCGCTCAAGATCGGCGGTACGCTGCTTGCGCTCTGGATCGTGCCGGTCTTGATCTTGAATGCCTCGCTTGGCACCGGAAATGTCTTCAGCCAGATTTCGGTGTTCTTCTCAAAGATGGCGGTGGTCACGTTCGGCGGCGCTTATGCGGTTCTGGCCTACGTGGCGCAGGAGGCGGTGCAGACACTCGGCTGGCTCCGTCCGGGTGAAATGCTGGACGGCCTCGGCATGGCCGAGACGACGCCGGGCCCGCTGATCATGGTGTTGCAGTTCGTGGGCTTCATGGGCGCCTTTCGGGACCCCGGCTCGCTGTCACCGCTGATGGCGGGAACGCTTGGCGGTATCCTCGCGATCTGGGTCACCTTCACGCCGTGCTTCCTCTGGATTTTCGTCGGCGCGCCCTATGTCGAAGCCCTGCGCAGCAACAAGGCGCTCAGCGCAGCGCTCGCCACCATCACGGCGGCGGTGGTCGGTGTCGTGCTCAATCTTGCGGTCTGGTTTGCGCTGCATGTTCTGTTCGCAGAATTGATCGAGGCCCGCTGGGTGGGATTCAGTCTCGAAATCCCGGTGCTCAAATCGGTCAACATTCCATCGCTGGTGCTGACCATGGGAGCACTCGTTGCGGTCTTCCGCTTCAAGATCAATATGATCGCGGTGTTGGGAGCCTGTTCGGCTCTGGGTTTGGTGTTCTACGCGGTCACGGGCTATGCCGGCTGA
- a CDS encoding YncE family protein, with amino-acid sequence MDRARQVTTTPRIMAVIFGLASALVACATTTFAEERAPLQLEAKIPLGNVAGRIDHLAFDAKSGRLFIAELGNNTVGVVSLEKRAVVHRITGLSEPQDVAFLDSEQTLYVANAGDGVVHLYRGNDFAAAQQIALGSDADNIRFDATDKRLVVGYGSGALAAIDPVTRKTVATYPLKAHPESFQIDAARNRIFVNLPDAHAIAVLERSSGKLLAQWQLTRAANFPMALDPAQPRLFTVFRKPARLVAYAMDDGKTLADVAVCGDADDVFFDAKRQRLYVVCGEGFVDMFDANGPLQRLGRVSTSEGARTGLFVPSLDRLVVAARAHGREPATLWVFAPSP; translated from the coding sequence ATGGATCGTGCAAGGCAGGTGACGACGACACCGAGAATCATGGCTGTCATCTTCGGTCTCGCGTCTGCATTGGTGGCGTGTGCAACAACCACCTTCGCAGAGGAGCGCGCGCCGTTGCAGCTTGAAGCGAAGATTCCACTTGGAAATGTCGCGGGTCGCATCGACCATCTCGCCTTCGACGCCAAGAGCGGCCGGCTCTTCATCGCCGAGCTTGGCAACAACACCGTTGGCGTGGTCTCACTGGAGAAACGTGCGGTGGTCCACCGCATCACGGGCCTGTCCGAGCCGCAGGACGTTGCCTTTCTCGACAGTGAGCAGACGCTTTATGTGGCCAATGCCGGCGACGGCGTCGTCCATCTGTATCGCGGCAATGACTTTGCCGCCGCTCAACAGATCGCGCTCGGCTCCGATGCCGACAACATCCGGTTTGATGCCACGGACAAGCGTCTGGTCGTTGGTTATGGCAGCGGCGCGCTGGCAGCAATCGATCCCGTCACGCGCAAAACGGTCGCCACCTATCCCTTGAAAGCGCATCCGGAGAGCTTCCAGATCGATGCGGCACGCAACCGCATCTTCGTGAATCTCCCTGACGCCCACGCCATCGCGGTGCTGGAGCGCTCCAGCGGAAAACTGCTGGCGCAATGGCAACTGACGCGCGCCGCGAATTTTCCGATGGCGCTCGATCCGGCGCAACCGCGCCTGTTCACCGTGTTTCGCAAGCCCGCACGGCTTGTTGCGTATGCTATGGACGATGGCAAGACGCTCGCGGATGTTGCGGTCTGCGGCGATGCCGACGATGTGTTCTTCGATGCCAAGCGACAGCGCCTATATGTCGTATGCGGCGAGGGCTTCGTCGATATGTTCGACGCCAACGGACCGCTACAGCGTCTCGGGCGCGTATCGACCAGCGAGGGCGCGCGGACCGGTCTGTTCGTGCCGTCGCTGGACCGTCTGGTCGTGGCGGCACGGGCGCACGGCCGGGAGCCTGCAACTCTCTGGGTGTTCGCGCCTTCGCCATAA
- a CDS encoding DUF2336 domain-containing protein gives MNSNDSLITEIKEVLDGGSPSRREAILHELTELFLDGAARYSNEQIAVFDDVLLTVVEHVDREALAELGRRLASCAKAPPALLRKLASHLDIRISAPLLKEAVALNDDDIATIAATASHNHLQVIASRDSIGEKVTDALINRGDVDAMLKFAPNEQARISHIGFVKLINAAKREHSLTEIVASRTDLPDELKPFIAMLRRSSEPAQADAPAAAVAAAG, from the coding sequence ATGAACTCAAATGACTCTTTGATTACGGAAATCAAAGAAGTACTCGACGGCGGCTCGCCGTCGCGGCGCGAAGCCATATTGCACGAATTGACCGAGCTGTTTCTCGATGGCGCTGCGCGCTACTCGAACGAGCAGATCGCGGTGTTCGATGACGTACTTCTCACCGTGGTCGAGCACGTCGATCGCGAGGCACTGGCTGAGCTCGGCAGGCGGCTCGCGTCCTGCGCCAAAGCTCCGCCGGCCTTGCTGCGCAAACTGGCGTCTCATCTCGACATCAGAATCTCAGCCCCTCTGCTCAAAGAAGCCGTCGCACTGAACGACGATGACATCGCGACCATCGCGGCCACGGCGAGCCACAATCATCTTCAGGTCATCGCGAGCCGCGACAGCATCGGCGAAAAAGTCACCGATGCTTTGATCAATCGCGGCGACGTTGACGCCATGCTCAAGTTCGCACCGAACGAGCAGGCCCGCATTTCTCACATCGGATTCGTCAAGCTGATCAATGCCGCCAAGCGCGAACACTCGCTGACCGAGATCGTCGCGTCCCGCACCGATTTGCCCGACGAACTGAAGCCGTTCATCGCCATGCTGCGTCGCTCGTCCGAACCGGCTCAAGCGGACGCACCGGCCGCCGCGGTCGCCGCCGCAGGCTAG
- a CDS encoding TRAP transporter small permease, with protein MIDKAFDRIARAIELVLACAFILAVLLNFTNVVGRYLFGLSLLGSDEVQVFIMVGATFLGAAVVTWRDQHLRMDVLLQFMPAPVRLMLRIAEQLLLIAIAGFVISQSYFYASQMLLIGRTSDMAGVPMWIPHGAVALGFALILIITAWRLTGIVRRSPNAAPDKTAPEGPANP; from the coding sequence TTGATTGACAAGGCGTTCGACCGCATTGCGCGCGCGATCGAGCTGGTGCTCGCCTGCGCTTTCATTCTCGCGGTCCTGCTCAACTTCACCAATGTGGTCGGCCGCTATCTGTTCGGCCTGTCCCTGCTCGGATCGGATGAAGTGCAGGTGTTCATCATGGTCGGCGCCACATTCCTCGGCGCCGCCGTGGTGACGTGGCGCGATCAACACCTGCGCATGGACGTGCTGCTGCAATTCATGCCCGCGCCGGTGCGCCTGATGCTGCGCATCGCCGAGCAATTGCTGCTGATCGCCATCGCGGGGTTCGTGATCAGCCAGTCGTATTTCTACGCATCGCAGATGCTCCTAATCGGCCGCACCAGCGACATGGCGGGCGTGCCGATGTGGATCCCGCATGGCGCCGTGGCGCTGGGCTTTGCCCTCATTCTCATCATCACGGCCTGGCGGCTGACCGGCATTGTCCGGCGGTCGCCCAATGCTGCACCCGACAAGACGGCACCCGAAGGGCCCGCCAACCCATGA
- a CDS encoding chemotaxis protein CheW, whose protein sequence is MTQPSVSNAARGAHPAQATFGQDGAAAASDNLVQFISFAIGDDQYGVDIMAVREIKEWTEITHLPKQPEYVRGVLNLRGVIVPIIDLRCRFGQGLTEATPLHVIIIVQIEHQLVGLLADRVSDIISIDTAKIKSVPKVAQSARLDFLSGIVTVESSMIALIELSNLVSQPVAAEAKAAAH, encoded by the coding sequence ATGACCCAACCATCCGTTTCGAATGCCGCCCGTGGCGCGCATCCAGCCCAGGCGACGTTCGGCCAGGACGGCGCCGCTGCCGCGAGCGACAACCTCGTGCAGTTCATCAGCTTCGCGATCGGCGACGACCAATATGGCGTCGACATCATGGCGGTGCGCGAGATCAAGGAATGGACCGAGATCACCCACCTGCCGAAGCAGCCCGAATATGTCCGCGGCGTGCTGAATCTGCGCGGCGTCATCGTGCCGATCATCGATCTGCGCTGCCGTTTCGGTCAGGGCCTCACGGAAGCGACCCCGCTGCACGTCATCATCATCGTGCAGATCGAGCATCAGCTTGTCGGTCTGCTGGCCGACCGCGTGTCGGACATCATCTCGATCGACACCGCCAAGATCAAATCCGTCCCCAAGGTGGCGCAGAGCGCCCGCCTCGACTTCCTATCCGGCATCGTGACCGTCGAGAGCTCGATGATCGCGCTGATCGAACTGTCCAATCTGGTTTCTCAGCCCGTCGCGGCTGAAGCCAAAGCTGCCGCTCACTAG